In one window of Cydia pomonella isolate Wapato2018A chromosome 16, ilCydPomo1, whole genome shotgun sequence DNA:
- the LOC133526633 gene encoding uncharacterized protein LOC133526633 codes for MVDIKPLIKRRASFKAKLTLFESHLTTVESCDRLSRLQISELNHRLSKIEEIYSEFDSVQCDIENELEIPDEQYKEREAFESKYFGLVARARELLAAAAPAPGASAGGDGSETGSCVTAIGGGTKLKLPTIDMPSFSGQYHDWLEFRDTFSSLIHSNNSIPNINKFHYLRAALKGSAAVVIQSLDFSSDNYTSAWELLCDRYNNKRSLVNNHVQAIFNIEQLSKESSRSIRNLIDTINKNLRALKSLDLPTEHWDVLIIQIISSKLDTTTHRKWESYRNKLKELPTLQMFNDFLKDRADLLESTEISNIKRRSSDTTHSRQKALTANTYSPTTSRKYACPFCNQVHALYLCPKFKTLKLQARVDKAKALKVCLNCLRVGHNEKTCRLNSCRTCGLQRNSLLHEHTTPAPSPSSNDVALHSLPQPDDDEQFSSPVQEISMSAVNNNSLLLSTVLIEVTDHSGKKQTIRALLDNGSTTSNVTESLCAKLNLPTSSAPTIVDGLNYQTSHLSKSCDVLISSLLNDYHEKVPCLVASRITQPLPVSRIDRTTLNIPPHIRLADPTFDVPAPVDMLLGSGIFWSVLGTHKIPLGKNKPALWETKLGFLVTVSSKQNLPSKLNTVHCNHNINLHLQHYNKQLNDQIS; via the coding sequence atggttgataTTAAACCTTTAATTAAAAGGCGTGCATCATTCAAAGCTAAGCTTACGCTGTTTGAAAGCCATCTAACAACTGTCGAAAGTTGTGATCGCTTGAGTAGATTGCAAATTTCTGAATTAAATCACCGTTTAtcaaaaattgaagaaatatattCAGAATTTGACTCCGTTCAGTGTGATATAGAGAACGAATTGGAAATTCCAGATGAGCAGTATAAAGAACGCGAGGCTTTCGAGAGCAAGTACTTCGGGCTCGTCGCGCGCGCGCGCGAGCTGCTGGCGgcggccgcgccggcgccgggcgCCTCTGCGGGCGGCGACGGCTCGGAGACAGGTTCTTGTGTTACTGCGATTGGAGGTGGGACAAAACTTAAACTTCCTACTATAGATATGCCTAGCTTCTCGGGCCAGTATCATGACTGGTTGGAGTTCCGTGACACATTTAGTAGTCTCATACATTCAAATAATTCAATTCCAAACATTAATAAATTTCATTACTTGCGCGCCGCGCTAAAGGGTAGTGCCGCGGTAGTGATTCAATCTTTAGATTTTTCCAGCGATAATTATACATCAGCTTGGGAACTACTTTGCGatcgttataataataaaagatcTTTAGTGAACAATCATGTTCAGGCAATTTTTAACATAGAACAATTGTCAAAAGAATCGTCTAGATCAATAAGAAACCTTATTGACacgataaataaaaacttaagagCACTCAAATCACTTGATCTACCTACTGAGCATTGGGATGTTCTCataattcaaataatatcaagCAAATTAGATACAACTACACATCGTAAATGGGAATCGTATAGGAATAAATTAAAGGAGCTCCCTACACTTCAAATGTTTAACGATTTCCTTAAAGATCGGGCTGACTTACTAGAATCAACTGAAATCTCTAATATAAAACGTCGGTCTAGCGACACTACGCACAGTCGACAGAAGGCGTTGACAGCTAATACCTATTCCCCCACTACTTCTCGCAAGTATGCTTGTCCGTTTTGCAATCAAGTCCACGCACTGTATCTATGTCCTaagtttaaaacattaaaattacaagCTCGCGTTGATAAAGCTAAGGCACTCAAGGTTTGCTTAAACTGTTTACGCGTGGGCCACAATGAAAAAACGTGTAGGCTGAATTCGTGTCGCACATGTGGATTACAGCGCAATAGTCTGTTGCATGAACATACAACTCCTGCGCCTTCGCCTTCGTCAAATGACGTCGCGCTGCATTCTTTGCCGCAGCCTGACGACGATGAACAATTTTCTAGTCCAGTTCAAGAAATTTCTATGTCAGCCGTAAATAATAATAGCTTGCTACTGTCAACGGTCTTAATTGAAGTGACTGACCACAGTggtaaaaaacaaacaatacgAGCGTTACTCGATAATGGTTCAACCACGAGTAACGTTACTGAAAGTTTATGCGCAAAATTAAACTTACCTACTTCTTCAGCTCCGACAATAGTCGACGGATTAAATTATCAAACATCACATTTGTCAAAAAGTTGCGACGTACTTATATCGTCATTACTCAATGATTATCATGAAAAGGTGCCCTGTTTAGTAGCATCACGTATAACTCAACCGTTGCCAGTGTCTCGAATTGACCGTACAACGTTAAACATACCGCCACACATTAGGTTGGCAGATCCCACATTTGATGTACCTGCTCCAGTAGACATGCTACTTGGATCAGGAATATTTTGGTCAGTACTTGGTACTCATAAAATTCCattaggtaaaaataaaccaGCTTTATGGGAAACCAAATTGGGTTTCTTAGTTACAGTTTCATCAAAACAAAACTTACCATCAAAATTGAATACAGTCCATTGCAACCATAACATTAATTTACACTTACAACattataataaacaattaaatgatCAAATTTCTTAA